Proteins found in one Muntiacus reevesi chromosome 2, mMunRee1.1, whole genome shotgun sequence genomic segment:
- the DEFB116 gene encoding beta-defensin 116, translating into MKPCLMTISILLILVHKTPGGLYRSYYGKNQEESWNPCQLHQGTCRNACRKYELPYLTCLNHEKCCLKFLVKVESANNMKQESNSSSSLSVTTLSNYSQI; encoded by the exons ATGAAGCCTTGTTTAATGACCATTTCCATCCTTCTGATCCTGGTTCATAAGACTCCAG GTGGCCTGTACAGATCCTATTATGGCAAGAACCAAGAAGAGTCTTGGAATCCATGCCAGCTTCACCAAGGCACATGCCGAAATGCCTGCAGAAAATATGAGCTTCCATACTTAACCTGTCTAAATCACGAAAAGTGCTGCCTAAAATTTTTAGTGAAAGTGGAAAGTGCAAACAATATGAAGCAGGAGTCTAACTCCAGCTCCAGTTTGTCAGTTACAACGCTTTCAAACTATTCTCAGATTTGA